The following coding sequences are from one Bufo bufo chromosome 2, aBufBuf1.1, whole genome shotgun sequence window:
- the LOC120990936 gene encoding E3 SUMO-protein ligase ZBED1-like: MEKERENISEAAEGRSEETGQRKRHRVSKVWDHFKLRKKEKSVQCVYCKSELAYHNSTTSMLQHLNRKHPVYACTSSPSGLDPSTSQSQRRMDSYVWTAASRSTEAAELTDSILNMIVTDMRPLSMVEDEGFQRMISTFNPRYTLPSRTYFMKIMEKKYEDIKGKLTNTLKETDSIALTTDIWTSVATEAYLGVTCHFLGKD, translated from the exons atggagaaagagagagaaaatatAAGTGAGGCCGCCGAGGGGCGATCAGAAGAGACAGGACAGAGAAAACGGCACAGAGTGTCCAAAGTTTGGGATCATTTCaagctgagaaagaaagaaaagtctGTACAGTGTGTCTATTGTAAAAGCGAACTAGCCTACCATAATAGCACGACATCAATGCTTCAACATCTGAACAGAAAACACCCAGTTTACGCATGTACTAGTTCACCGAGCGGACTGGACCCAAG TACATCGCAATCACAGCGACGTATGGACAGCTATGTGTGGACAGCTGCATCACGTTCAACTGAAGCAGCTGAGCTTACAGACAGCATCCTGAACATGATTGTCACAGACATGCGCCCGCTATCTATGGTGGAGGATGAAGGTTTTCAGAGGATGATTTCCACTTTCAATCCAAGATACACTCTTCCTTCCAGAACCTACTTCATGAAAATTATGGAGAAAAAGTATGAAGACATCAAAGGCAAGTTGACGAACACTCTTAAGGAGACTGACAGCATTGCACTTACAACTGACATTTGGACGAGCGTTGCTACAGAAGCTTATCTGGGGGTGACGTGTCATTTTCTTGGGAAGGATTAG